A stretch of the Plodia interpunctella isolate USDA-ARS_2022_Savannah chromosome Z, ilPloInte3.2, whole genome shotgun sequence genome encodes the following:
- the Ubc4 gene encoding ubiquitin-conjugating enzyme E2-22 kDa has translation MANIAPKRVEREIKEVMKSEELANGSIKIELANNSWTELKGEIGGPPDTPYEGGTFLLEIKVPETYPFNPPKIRFVTKIWHPNVSSVTGAICLDILKDQWAAALTLRTVLLSIQALLSAAEPNDPQDAVVAKQYLENPQLFKMTARHWTNVYAGGPTIINEFDHKVRMLTDMGVDEQSARVALSAYGWDVERATEELFS, from the exons atggcTAACATAGCCCCCAAACGTGTCGAGAGAGAAATTAAAGAAGTGATGAAAAGTGAAGAG TTGGCGAATGgttcaataaaaatagaactaGCAAATAATAGTTGGACAGAGCTGAAAGGTGAGATTGGCGGGCCGCCGGATACACCATATGAAGGCGGCACATTTTTACTGGAGATCAAAGTACCAGAAACTTACCCCTTCAACCCTCCTAAG ATTCGTTTCGTCACCAAGATCTGGCACCCTAACGTGTCCTCCGTGACGGGGGCTATCTGTCTAGATATCCTCAAAGACCAGTGGGCGGCCGCGCTTACTCTGCGCACGGTCCTGCTTTCCATCCAGGCTTTGCTCTCAGCCGCCGAGCCCAACGATCCGCAGGATGCCGTCGTGGCCAAGCAATACTTAGAAAACCCACAACTGTTCAAGATGACGGCCAGGCATTGGACTAACGTGTACGCCGGCGGGCCGACGATCATCAATGAGTTCGACCACAAAGTGCGCATGCTTACCGACATGGGCGTCGACGAACAATCCGCCAGAGTTGCCCTCTCCGCCTACGGCTGGGATGTCGAAAGGGCCACCGAGGAACTGTTTAGTTAG